In Raphanus sativus cultivar WK10039 chromosome 5, ASM80110v3, whole genome shotgun sequence, the following proteins share a genomic window:
- the LOC108840130 gene encoding uncharacterized protein LOC108840130 produces MEFREKLLKFKFQIVFAFVFSLLTVALVTYSPGFLTVVTYFWPLVLSTALFLAAVFFFARTSDLPTSSTISGDGSGLIVAAEGILDYVVGGQHEETLFDSFTKLD; encoded by the coding sequence ATGGAGTTCCGGGAGAAGCTCTTAAAGTTTAAGTTCCAAATCGTCTTCGCCTTCGTTTTCTCCCTCCTCACCGTCGCTCTCGTCACTTATTCTCCCGGTTTTCTTACCGTAGTAACTTATTTCTGGCCTCTAGTTCTCTCCACCGCCCTCTTTCTCGCCGCCGTTTTCTTCTTCGCCCGGACATCCGACCTTCCGACGTCATCTACTATCTCCGGAGATGGCTCCGGCTTAATAGTGGCTGCAGAGGGGATCCTTGACTATGTCGTTGGTGGACAACACGAAGAGACTCTCTTTGATAGCTTCACTAAACTCGACTAG
- the LOC108857142 gene encoding WEB family protein At3g13190 isoform X1, translated as MATFHSVQDAVKLFNAGLSGGEHLNQRQEQETNLCLWNQEVNKLKEIIKNAEMAKIEALLELEEAKKTVEHLNHKLRNDEKGLDLSSSSSSNVRDVTSELGVAKELLQRVVKEQSHHDLDSNVIVVTSELGFAKESLHRVAEEESELSKLMKSLKLELENVKKEHSQLIEKEKEQRERDQAVEELRKEAEDAKRELLMLEEELKEAEEAKAKAAEEECVNVHESGGGGLTETEVLRACRDETLKKLEMSEKEIEDIKAATQEALKKAEMAEEATIVVEAELKRRRKAASRIMAESKMCANKSFPSAKEVHKSKTRSKETCLVKC; from the exons ATGGCAACTTTTCATTCTGTTCAAGATGCAGTGAAGCTCTTTAACGCTGGTTTATCTGGAGGAGAACATCTCAACCAGAGGCAAGAACAG GAGACTAATCTCTGTCTCTGGAATCAAGAGGTTAACAAGTTGAAGGAGATAATAAAGAATGCTGAGATGGCGAAGATCGAGGCTTTGTTAGAGCTTGAGGAAGCTAAGAAAACGGTTGAGCATCTCAATCACAAGCTGAGAAACGATGAGAAAGGTTTAGATttgagtagtagtagtagtagtaatgTGAGAGATGTGACTTCAGAGCTAGGTGTTGCTAAAGAATTGCTTCAAAGAGTAGTTAAAGAGCAGAGTCATCACGACTTAGATAGTAATGTGATAGTTGTGACTTCTGAGCTAGGCTTTGCTAAGGAATCACTTCATAGAGTAGCTGAAGAGGAGAGTGAATTAAGTAAATTAATGAAGTCTCTTAAGCTCGAGCTTGAAAACGTGAAGAAAGAACATTCTCAGCTtatagagaaagagaaagagcaAAGAGAAAGAGACCAAGCCGTCGAGGAGCTGAGGAAGGAAGCTGAAGATGCAAAGAGGGAGCTCTTGATGTTAGAGGAAGAGCTCAAGGAAGCAGAAGAAGCCAAAGCAAAAGCTGCAGAGGAGGAATGTGTAAACGTTCACGaaagtggtggtggtggattaACAGAGACGGAAGTGTTGAGAGCATGCAGAGACGAAACGCTGAAGAAACTAGAGATGAGCGAGAAGGAGATTGAAGATATAAAAGCGGCAACGCAGGAGGCGTTGAAGAAAGCAGAGATGGCTGAGGAAGCAACAATTGTGGTGGAGGCAGAGCTTAAAAGACGGCGTAAAGCAGCTAGTAGGATCATGGCAGAATCCAAAATGTGTGCTAATAAGTCGTTTCCCTCTGCAAAGGAAGTGCACAAGTCCAAAACGAGATCCAAAGAGACTTGTTTGGTCAAGTGTTAG
- the LOC108857142 gene encoding WEB family protein At3g13190 isoform X2: MAKIEALLELEEAKKTVEHLNHKLRNDEKGLDLSSSSSSNVRDVTSELGVAKELLQRVVKEQSHHDLDSNVIVVTSELGFAKESLHRVAEEESELSKLMKSLKLELENVKKEHSQLIEKEKEQRERDQAVEELRKEAEDAKRELLMLEEELKEAEEAKAKAAEEECVNVHESGGGGLTETEVLRACRDETLKKLEMSEKEIEDIKAATQEALKKAEMAEEATIVVEAELKRRRKAASRIMAESKMCANKSFPSAKEVHKSKTRSKETCLVKC, encoded by the coding sequence ATGGCGAAGATCGAGGCTTTGTTAGAGCTTGAGGAAGCTAAGAAAACGGTTGAGCATCTCAATCACAAGCTGAGAAACGATGAGAAAGGTTTAGATttgagtagtagtagtagtagtaatgTGAGAGATGTGACTTCAGAGCTAGGTGTTGCTAAAGAATTGCTTCAAAGAGTAGTTAAAGAGCAGAGTCATCACGACTTAGATAGTAATGTGATAGTTGTGACTTCTGAGCTAGGCTTTGCTAAGGAATCACTTCATAGAGTAGCTGAAGAGGAGAGTGAATTAAGTAAATTAATGAAGTCTCTTAAGCTCGAGCTTGAAAACGTGAAGAAAGAACATTCTCAGCTtatagagaaagagaaagagcaAAGAGAAAGAGACCAAGCCGTCGAGGAGCTGAGGAAGGAAGCTGAAGATGCAAAGAGGGAGCTCTTGATGTTAGAGGAAGAGCTCAAGGAAGCAGAAGAAGCCAAAGCAAAAGCTGCAGAGGAGGAATGTGTAAACGTTCACGaaagtggtggtggtggattaACAGAGACGGAAGTGTTGAGAGCATGCAGAGACGAAACGCTGAAGAAACTAGAGATGAGCGAGAAGGAGATTGAAGATATAAAAGCGGCAACGCAGGAGGCGTTGAAGAAAGCAGAGATGGCTGAGGAAGCAACAATTGTGGTGGAGGCAGAGCTTAAAAGACGGCGTAAAGCAGCTAGTAGGATCATGGCAGAATCCAAAATGTGTGCTAATAAGTCGTTTCCCTCTGCAAAGGAAGTGCACAAGTCCAAAACGAGATCCAAAGAGACTTGTTTGGTCAAGTGTTAG
- the LOC108857365 gene encoding uncharacterized protein LOC108857365, translated as MTTAARPTWAPAKGGNEQGGARIFGASQKYSSRDVAAHTTLKPRREGQHTQEEVEKKNLRDELEERERRHFSSKDKSFSDDRDRRRGNQLLLEGSKRDPEDRIVPRSVDADDSDVDIKSDDDSDDESDDDDEDDTEALMAELDQIKKERVEERLRKEKQQQMEELNAKEEELLKGNPLLNNNTPTSFSVKRRWDDDVVFKNQARGEMKAPKRFINDTIRNDFHRKFLHRYMK; from the exons ATGACGACTGCAGCTAGGCCAACGTGGGCTCCGGCGAAGGGAGGTAACGAGCAGGGTGGTGCTCGTATCTTCGGCGCCTCTCAGAAGTATTCGTCTCGCGATGTCGCCGCTCACACGACTCTAAAGCCAAG GAGGGAAGGGCAACACACGCAAGAGGaagtggagaagaagaatcttCGTGATGAGCTTGAGGAGCGTGAGAGGAGACACTTCTCTTCCAAAGACAAATCTTTTAGTG ATGATAGAGATCGCAGGAGAGGGAATCAGCTACTCCTGGAAG GATCTAAAAGGGACCCTGAAGATCGGATTGTTCCTCGCAGTGTAGATGCTGATGATTCTGATGTTGATATCAAAAGTGATGATGATAG TGATGacgaaagtgatgatgatgacgaggaCGACACTGAAGCTCTCATGGCTGAACTCGACCAGATTAAGAAAGAAAGAGTGGAGGAGAGGCTCAGGAAG GAAAAGCAGCAGCAGATGGAGGAGCTAAAcgccaaagaagaagaacttCTCAAAGGAAACCCACTGCTCAATAACAATACTCCAACCTCGTTTAGTGTCAAAAGGAG GTGGGATGATGATGTGGTATTCAAGAATCAGGCTCGTGGTGAAATGAAGGCACCTAAGCGCTTCATCAATGATACAATAAGGAATGACTTCCACAGAAAATTCCTTCACAGATACATGAAGTGA
- the LOC108860610 gene encoding uncharacterized protein LOC108860610: MEGKEKKQEAKRTMTMKINKLKETPQEISQEDVKRQEAYNMSPRARGGGGGPMGMGKSSSVRQNCLCAPTTHPGSFRCRYHRRNSALGMSRGISVPTNLSMLGGGGSPES; this comes from the coding sequence atggaagggaaagagaaaaaacaagaaGCGAAGAGGACGATGACGATGAAGATCAACAAACTTAAGGAGACACCGCAAGAGATAAGCCAAGAAGACGTTAAAAGACAAGAAGCTTACAACATGTCTCCACGTGcacgtggtggtggtggtggcccGATGGGTATGGGGAAGTCATCGAGCGTGAGGCAAAACTGTTTATGCGCACCAACAACACACCCTGGCTCCTTCAGGTGCCGTTACCACCGTCGTAACTCTGCACTCGGAATGTCACGTGGCATATCTGTCCCGACTAACCTATCCATGTTGGGAGGAGGAGGTTCTCCTGAGTCATAA
- the LOC108860087 gene encoding uncharacterized protein LOC108860087 produces the protein MCCGRICMLCTCLILVVIAIGFLFGFGVFKEGFHKIQQSVHLECDPRSGCGGGGGGVGRRGYGFTAPAGN, from the coding sequence atgtgTTGCGGACGGATTTGCATGTTGTGCACGTGTTTGATTCTGGTGGTGATCGCTATAGGGTTTCTATTCGGGTTCGGAGTTTTCAAGGAAGGTTTCCACAAGATTCAACAGTCCGTCCATCTTGAGTGCGATCCGAGATCCGgctgcggcggaggaggaggaggagttggACGTCGTGGTTACGGTTTCACAGCTCCCGCTGGTAATTAA
- the LOC108859088 gene encoding enhancer of mRNA-decapping protein 4 → MASSPGNTNPNNPPPSPFPTPPASYPPPIGPFLHNQYNHHQQQPYAPPPPPQQQQQEVVPSSATNHLQQQRSLPFPSPPLNLQSPRTNHNPGTHILALLNNNSNGGGGGATVASQDPPNQLNQNEIRSFPSGPLRVPSCKLPRGRRLSGEHAAYDVDVRLHGEIQPQLEVTPITKYGSDPQLVVGRQIAVNKIYICYGLKGGNIRVLNINTALRALFRGHSQRVTDMAFFAQDVHLLASVSLDGKVFVWKISEGSEGEDDPQITGKIALALQILGHEDTKHPRVCWHSHKQEILVVSIGKHVLLIDTTKVGRGEVFSAEAPIQCHLDKLIDGVKIVGKHDGEVTDLSMCQWMITRLVSSSVDGTVKIWQDFKAQPVAVLKPHDGHPVNSATFVTSPERSDHVILITGGPLNREMKIWIPSGEEGWLLPADSESWNCTQILDLKSSIEPRVEEAFFNQVIALSEAGLLLLANAKRNAIYAVHLDYGSSPADTRMDYLSEFTVTMPILSFVGTNDPPEEPMVKVYCVQTQAIQQYTLDLCLCLPPPTEENVGLEKSDSSVSRQANLAEGMSKSSGMKLTDLPSVDSVPKPSILVNRPKGAITSSYPAGSAPGETSAPVTVPSSGEPRTSGLLSDTSATGSAYATSPQLPPSPRLSSKLSGYQTPVDVIEPILPPHQLGGQGPSEYSVAVGEKKFEESSRSKDKDVTPDDDVSGMRNPQAFFKHPTHLVTPSEFLMRVSSTEGSITTEEKRDRDANIQDVNIDSRDTEVEVKEVGESSSTQNGEINYNDETEHRTSVNKEKIFYSQTSNLSTEMARDCYPSTESGESKAFEQSVQAGDNLDSRDVSGKLPETVSSIGLSQSAATNSKGKKQKSKISQGPGLSSTSSNVANLADIYNEQTQSSSQPILAFQETMNQIMVSQKEIPRQLSNAVNGSVAKEGKRLEVALGRMIERSCKSNADALWARLQEEIVKNEKAMRDHSQQIVNAVTNFVSKELNAMCEKTIKEFATIVPAIARALVPAIEKTVTSSITESFQRALSDKAVNHLDKSVNSKLEATIMKQFQTQFQTSGRQALQEALRSGLEASVIPSFERSCKTMFEQVDTAFQKGMAEHTNAAQQRFDGGHSPLAHTLKETITSATSVTQALSRELAESQRNRLALAAAGANSSGSNALVSQRSSGPLGAILEKVEADPIAELSRLISERKYEESFTSALQRSDVSIVSWLCSQVDLRGLLAMNPLPLSQGVLLSLLQQLACDISKDTSRKLAWMTDVVTAINPSDPMVAAHGRPIFEQVYQILHHHRNVPGSDVSATRLIMHVINSMLMACK, encoded by the exons ATGGCGTCTTCACCTGGTAACACTAACCCTAACAATCCTCCACCGAGCCCTTTCCCGACGCCGCCGGCGTCTTACCCTCCCCCCATAGGTCCGTTCCTTCACAACCAGTACAATCATCATCAGCAGCAGCCCTacgctcctcctcctccgccgcaaCAACAACAGCAAGAGGTCGTGCCTTCCTCCGCGACTAACCACCTCCAACAACAGAGATCACTCCCTTTCCCCTCGCCGCCTCTTAATCTCCAGTCGCCTCGCACCAATCACAATCCCGGAACGCACATCCTGGCTCTCCTCAACAATAATAGCAACGGCGGTGGAGGAGGCGCCACCGTGGCCAGCCAAGATCCGCCGAATCAGCTGAATCAGAACGAGATCCGGTCGTTTCCTTCGGGTCCTCTTCGTGTCCCGAGCTGCAAGCTTCCCAGGGGAAGAAGATTGAGCGGGGAGCACGCGGCGTACGATGTTGACGTCAGATTACACGGAGAGATTCAGCCTCAGCTAGAGGTGACTCCGATTACTAAATACGGGTCGGATCCTCAGCTGGTAGTGGGACGCCAGATCGCGGTGAACAAGATCTACATTTGCTATGGATTGAAAGGAGGAAACATTCGTGTTCTCAATATTAACACCGCACTTAGAGCTTTGTTCCGAGGCCATTCTCAG AGAGTGACAGATATGGCCTTCTTTGCCCAGGATGTCCATCTCTTGGCTAG CGTAAGCTTGGATGGGAAGGTTTTCGTGTGGAAGATATCTGAAGGGTCTGAGGGAGAAGATGATCCCCAGATTACTGGAAAGATTGCTCTTGCTCTTCAGATACTTGGTCATGAAGACACCAAGCATCCACGTGTTTGTTGGCATTCTCATAAACAG gAAATTTTGGTGGTTTCAATTGGTAAACACGTTCTCCTGATTGATACTACTAAAGTTGGCAGAGGTGAAGTCTTCTCGGCTGAGGCTCCTATTCAGTGCCACCTTGATAAATTGATTGACGGTGTAAAGATTGTTGGCAAGCACGATGGAGAGGTTACAGATTTATCCATGTGCCAATGGATGATCACACGCCTCGTTTCCTCTTCCGTTGATGGCAcg GTTAAGATTTGGCAAGATTTCAAGGCACAGCCAGTTGCAGTTCTGAAACCTCATGATGGCCATCCGGTCAATTCGGCAACATTTGTGACATCCCCTGAGAGATCTGATCACGTCATACTCATTACTGGG GGTCCTCTTAATCGAGAGATGAAGATTTGGATCCCATCTGGAGAAGAAGGGTGGCTCCTACCAGCTGATTCTGAGTCATGGAATTGCACTCAGATACTGGATTTGAAAAGTTCAATTGAGCCACGAGTGGAGGAGGCGTTTTTCAACCAAGTCATAGCATTATCTGAAGCAGGCCTCCTCTTGCTTGCAAATGCGAAAAGGAACGCCATATATGCTGTGCATTTGGACTATGGCTCATCTCCAGCTGATACAAGGATGGACTACTTGTCTGAGTTTACTGTCACTATGCCGATATTGAGTTTTGTAGGGACAAATGATCCTCCAGAAGAACCTATGGTTAAGGTTTATTGTGTGCAGACGCAAGCAATCCAGCAGTATACATTAGACTTATGCTTGTGCTTGCCTCCGCCTACAGAGGAGAATGTGGGTTTGGAGAAGTCAGATTCTAGTGTTTCGCGGCAGGCAAATCTGGCTGAAGGCATGTCAAAATCATCTGGAATGAAGCTTACAGATTTACCTTCAGTTGATTCAGTTCCTAAGCCATCTATTTTAGTGAATAGACCGAAAGGTGCTATTACTTCGAGTTATCCGGCTGGTTCTGCACCTGGGGAGACGTCAGCACCGGTAACTGTTCCATCCAGCGGTGAGCCTAGAACTTCTGGGCTGCTTTCTGACACCAGTGCTACTGGGTCGGCATATGCTACTTCACCTCAGCTTCCTCCAAGTCCCAGACTATCAAGTAAACTTTCTGGCTATCAGACTCCTGTAGATGTTATTGAGCCAATACTACCACCTCATCAACTCGGTGGCCAAGGGCCTTCTGAATATTCTGTTGCTGttggagaaaaaaaatttgaagaaagCTCAAGAAGCAAGGACAAAGATGTTACACCTGATGATGATGTGTCTGGGATGCGAAACCCACAAGCTTTCTTCAAGCACCCTACTCATCTTGTAACTCCTTCGGAGTTTTTGATGCGCGTGTCATCCACTGAAGGCTCCATTACTACCGAAGAGAAAAGGGATAGGGATGCAAATATCCAGGATGTGAATATTGATTCAAGAGACACAGAAGTTGAGGTAAAAGAAGTAGGTGAATCAAGTTCGACGCAGAATGGGGAAATCAATTACAATGACGAAACTGAGCATCGCACTTCAGtgaataaagaaaaaatcttTTACTCACAGACTTCGAATCTCAGCACTGAGATGGCAAGAGACTGTTATCCTAGTACAGAGTCTGGGGAATCAAAAGCTTTTGAACAGTCTGTACAAGCTGGGGATAATCTTGACTCCAGAGATGTGTCTGGAAAGCTTCCTGAGACGGTTTCATCTATTGGGCTTTCACAGTCAGCCGCTACAAATAGCAAAGGGAAGAAACAGAAGTCCAAAATCTCACAGGGTCCCGGATTGTCATCTACATCCTCAAATGTTGCTAATCTGGCTGATATCTACAATGAGCAAACTCAGAGCTCAAGCCAACCTATCTTAGCTTTCCAAGAAACAATGAATCAG ATAATGGTTTCACAGAAGGAGATACCGAGACAACTCTCCAATGCTGTCAATGGCTCTGTCGCTAAAGAAGGTAAAAGACTAGAAGTGGCTTTAGGGCGAATGATTGAGAGATCCTGCAAGTCAAATGCGGATGCTCTTTGGGCCCGCTTACAAGAGGAGATCGTTAAGAATGAAAAGGCAATGCGGGACCATTCACAGCAAATTGTGAATGCAGTGACAAACTTCGTGAGCAAAGAGTTAAACGCAATGTGTGAAAAAACGATAAAGGAGTTTGCTACAATTGTTCCAGCCATAGCTCGTGCATTAGTTCCAGCTATTGAAAAAACTGTAACTTCTTCAATCACGGAATCCTTCCAG AGGGCACTTAGTGACAAAGCAGTCAATCATCTTGACAAATCTGTTAATTCAAAGCTTGAGGCGACCATAATGAAGCAATTTCAAACCCAGTTTCAGACATCTGGCAGGCAAGCCCTCCAG gaaGCTCTTAGGTCGGGGCTGGAGGCTTCAGTCATACCTTCCTTCGAGAGGTCATGCAAGACCATGTTTGAGCAAGTAGACACAGCCTTCCAGAAAGGGATGGCCGAGCACACAAACGCAGCCCAGCAAAGGTTTGACGGTGGGCACTCCCCGCTTGCTCATACATTAAAG GAAACCATTACCTCTGCGACGTCAGTTACTCAAGCCTTGAGCCGTGAATTAGCGGAGAGCCAAAGGAATCGCTTAGCTCTCGCAGCTGCTGGAGCAAATTCTAGTGGATCAAACGCCTTGGTTTCTCAACGAAGTAGTGGACCTTTGGGTGCTATTCTTGAAAAG GTTGAAGCAGACCCAATAGCAGAACTATCCAGGTTGATATCCGAACGCAAATACGAGGAATCTTTTACGTCAGCTTTACAAAGAAGCGATGTCTCCATAGTATCATGGCTTTGCTCACAG GTGGATCTGCGTGGACTATTGGCGATGAATCCACTTCCTCTGAGCCAAGGCGTACTTCTGTCTTTGCTGCAGCAGCTAGCCTGCGACATCAGCAAGGACACGTCCCGTAAGCTTGCGTGGATGACTGATGTGGTTACAGCAATTAACCCATCAGACCCGATGGTAGCGGCCCACGGTCGGCCAATCTTTGAGCAAGTGTATCAGATTCTGCACCA